One region of Primulina tabacum isolate GXHZ01 chromosome 1, ASM2559414v2, whole genome shotgun sequence genomic DNA includes:
- the LOC142546818 gene encoding uncharacterized protein LOC142546818 isoform X3: protein MLWKISRNYSRKSQNYGIIVTSALMIWKGLMCITGTESPVVVVLTGSMEPGFGRGDILFLQMSKDPIRVGEIVVYHINGRDIPIVHRVIKVHERREKEEVDILTKGDNNLIDDISLYNGELWLKRHHIVGRAVGVLPYVGYVTIILTDKPIIKVSKCQLHSFFHIIGMENNFMQVSQ from the exons ATGTTATGGAAAATAAGCAGAAATTATAGCAGAAAATCACAGAATTATG GTATAATTGTTACATCTGCACTGATGATATGGAAAGGGCTGATGTGCATTACTGGGACTGAATCCCCTGTTGTGGTTGTTCTCACTGGAAGCATGGAACCAGGCTTTGGAAGG GGAGACATTCTGTTCCTACAAATGAGTAAAGATCCCATCCGAGTAGGAGAAATTGTTGTGTATCACATTAAC GGACGTGACATTCCAATCGTCCATCGTGTCATTAAA GTTCATGAGCGACGAGAAAAGGAAGAAGTTGATATTCTGACAAAAG GGGATAACAACCTCATAGATGACATCTCTCTTTACAATGGAGAGCTCTGGCTGAAGCGGCACCATATCGTGGGAAGAGCTGTGGG TGTCTTACCTTATGTTGGCTATGTTACAATCATTTTGACAGATAAACCTATTATAAAGGTCAGCAAATGCCAACTTCATTCATTTTTTCATATCATTGGAATGGAGAACAATTTTATGCAAGTTTCACAGTAG
- the LOC142546854 gene encoding uncharacterized protein LOC142546854 — protein sequence MLLAVLIANSEGNILVERFNGVPAEERLHWRSFLVKLGADNLKGVKNEELLVANHKSVYIVYTVLGDVGIFIVGKDEYDELASIFVITSALKDVCGKPPTERLFLDKYGKICLCLDEIVWKGLLENTDKDRIKRLVRLKPPNDF from the exons ATGCTGCTGGCTGTTTTGATCGccaactccgaaggcaatatTCTCGTCGAACG TTTCAATGGAGTCCCAGCTGAGGAACGACTACATTGGAGATCTTTCCTGGTGAAACTTGGGGCAGATAATCTTAAGGGAGTCAAGAATGAGGAGCTCCTTGTGGCTAATCACAA GTCAGTTTATATCGTATACACAGTGCTTGGGGATGTCGGTATATTTATTGTTGGCAAAGATGAATACGATGAACTTGCTT CTATCTTCGTGATTACCTCAGCCCTGAAGGACGTTTGTGGAAAACCTCCAACTGAACGACTTTTCCTTGACAAATACGGAAAAATATGCTTGTGCTTGGATGAGATTGTGTGGAAG GGTTTGTTGGAGAACACCGACAAAGACAGAATCAAGAGACTGGTGCGACTAAAACCACCAAACGATTTTTAA
- the LOC142546818 gene encoding uncharacterized protein LOC142546818 isoform X1 gives MGWIEEMMVSFKSIRIRQAFHQALSLGIIVTSALMIWKGLMCITGTESPVVVVLTGSMEPGFGRGDILFLQMSKDPIRVGEIVVYHINGRDIPIVHRVIKVHERREKEEVDILTKGDNNLIDDISLYNGELWLKRHHIVGRAVGVLPYVGYVTIILTDKPIIKVSKCQLHSFFHIIGMENNFMQVSQ, from the exons ATGGGATGGATTGAAGAGATGATGGTTTCTTTCAAGTCTATTCGTATCCGGCAGGCGTTTCATCAGGCACTCAGCCTTG GTATAATTGTTACATCTGCACTGATGATATGGAAAGGGCTGATGTGCATTACTGGGACTGAATCCCCTGTTGTGGTTGTTCTCACTGGAAGCATGGAACCAGGCTTTGGAAGG GGAGACATTCTGTTCCTACAAATGAGTAAAGATCCCATCCGAGTAGGAGAAATTGTTGTGTATCACATTAAC GGACGTGACATTCCAATCGTCCATCGTGTCATTAAA GTTCATGAGCGACGAGAAAAGGAAGAAGTTGATATTCTGACAAAAG GGGATAACAACCTCATAGATGACATCTCTCTTTACAATGGAGAGCTCTGGCTGAAGCGGCACCATATCGTGGGAAGAGCTGTGGG TGTCTTACCTTATGTTGGCTATGTTACAATCATTTTGACAGATAAACCTATTATAAAGGTCAGCAAATGCCAACTTCATTCATTTTTTCATATCATTGGAATGGAGAACAATTTTATGCAAGTTTCACAGTAG
- the LOC142546818 gene encoding uncharacterized protein LOC142546818 isoform X5 produces MLASFHLDLYSIIVTSALMIWKGLMCITGTESPVVVVLTGSMEPGFGRGDILFLQMSKDPIRVGEIVVYHINGRDIPIVHRVIKVHERREKEEVDILTKGDNNLIDDISLYNGELWLKRHHIVGRAVGVLPYVGYVTIILTDKPIIKVSKCQLHSFFHIIGMENNFMQVSQ; encoded by the exons ATGCTTGCTTCTTTCCATCTTGATTTGTATA GTATAATTGTTACATCTGCACTGATGATATGGAAAGGGCTGATGTGCATTACTGGGACTGAATCCCCTGTTGTGGTTGTTCTCACTGGAAGCATGGAACCAGGCTTTGGAAGG GGAGACATTCTGTTCCTACAAATGAGTAAAGATCCCATCCGAGTAGGAGAAATTGTTGTGTATCACATTAAC GGACGTGACATTCCAATCGTCCATCGTGTCATTAAA GTTCATGAGCGACGAGAAAAGGAAGAAGTTGATATTCTGACAAAAG GGGATAACAACCTCATAGATGACATCTCTCTTTACAATGGAGAGCTCTGGCTGAAGCGGCACCATATCGTGGGAAGAGCTGTGGG TGTCTTACCTTATGTTGGCTATGTTACAATCATTTTGACAGATAAACCTATTATAAAGGTCAGCAAATGCCAACTTCATTCATTTTTTCATATCATTGGAATGGAGAACAATTTTATGCAAGTTTCACAGTAG
- the LOC142546818 gene encoding uncharacterized protein LOC142546818 isoform X2 encodes MGWIEEMMVSFKSIRIRQAFHQALSLGIIVTSALMIWKGLMCITGTESPVVVVLTGSMEPGFGRGDILFLQMSKDPIRVGEIVVYHINGRDIPIVHRVIKVHERREKEEVDILTKGDNNLIDDISLYNGELWLKRHHIVGRAVGVLPYVGYVTIILTDKPIIKYVLIGVLGFVVIVAKD; translated from the exons ATGGGATGGATTGAAGAGATGATGGTTTCTTTCAAGTCTATTCGTATCCGGCAGGCGTTTCATCAGGCACTCAGCCTTG GTATAATTGTTACATCTGCACTGATGATATGGAAAGGGCTGATGTGCATTACTGGGACTGAATCCCCTGTTGTGGTTGTTCTCACTGGAAGCATGGAACCAGGCTTTGGAAGG GGAGACATTCTGTTCCTACAAATGAGTAAAGATCCCATCCGAGTAGGAGAAATTGTTGTGTATCACATTAAC GGACGTGACATTCCAATCGTCCATCGTGTCATTAAA GTTCATGAGCGACGAGAAAAGGAAGAAGTTGATATTCTGACAAAAG GGGATAACAACCTCATAGATGACATCTCTCTTTACAATGGAGAGCTCTGGCTGAAGCGGCACCATATCGTGGGAAGAGCTGTGGG TGTCTTACCTTATGTTGGCTATGTTACAATCATTTTGACAGATAAACCTATTATAAAG TATGTTCTTATTGGCGTACTAGGATTTGTTGTCATTGTAGCAAAAGACTGA
- the LOC142546818 gene encoding uncharacterized protein LOC142546818 isoform X4 — MLSTSIFHLLTPGIIVTSALMIWKGLMCITGTESPVVVVLTGSMEPGFGRGDILFLQMSKDPIRVGEIVVYHINGRDIPIVHRVIKVHERREKEEVDILTKGDNNLIDDISLYNGELWLKRHHIVGRAVGVLPYVGYVTIILTDKPIIKVSKCQLHSFFHIIGMENNFMQVSQ; from the exons ATGCTTAGCACTAGCATATTCCATCTCTTAACCCCTG GTATAATTGTTACATCTGCACTGATGATATGGAAAGGGCTGATGTGCATTACTGGGACTGAATCCCCTGTTGTGGTTGTTCTCACTGGAAGCATGGAACCAGGCTTTGGAAGG GGAGACATTCTGTTCCTACAAATGAGTAAAGATCCCATCCGAGTAGGAGAAATTGTTGTGTATCACATTAAC GGACGTGACATTCCAATCGTCCATCGTGTCATTAAA GTTCATGAGCGACGAGAAAAGGAAGAAGTTGATATTCTGACAAAAG GGGATAACAACCTCATAGATGACATCTCTCTTTACAATGGAGAGCTCTGGCTGAAGCGGCACCATATCGTGGGAAGAGCTGTGGG TGTCTTACCTTATGTTGGCTATGTTACAATCATTTTGACAGATAAACCTATTATAAAGGTCAGCAAATGCCAACTTCATTCATTTTTTCATATCATTGGAATGGAGAACAATTTTATGCAAGTTTCACAGTAG